The Streptomyces armeniacus genomic interval CCGCGCGCGCGGTCGCGTGGTACGGCCGGCTGGGCTTCGTCAAACGGTGGTCGCACCGCTTCGAGCCGGGGCTGCCCGCGTTCCTCGAGATCGCCCGCGGCCGCATCCGGCTGTTCCTCTCCGAGCACGAGGGCGACGCCCGTCCCGACACGCTCGTGTACCTGTGGGTCCGCGATGTCGAGGCCATCGCCGCGGAGTTCGGCGTACAGACGCACGCCGCGCCGTGGGCGGTCGAGATCGAGCTGCACGACCCGGACGGCAACCGCCTCCGGATCGGCACCCCGGCGGGCTGACGGGCCGTACGGGTGGACCGCCCGCCCTACAGCTCCGACGGCCCCCACGCGTCGACTGCCATCTCGTCTCCCACCGAGATCTTCCCCGGCCGCACCACGGCCAGTTTCACGCCGAACGCGACGCCGCCCTCCGCCGCCCGCCGGTAGTCCGCGAGCGTACGCAGCGGCTCCGGCCCGGACTTCGTGCCCGTCTCCTGGTCGACGGTGGTCACCGCGCAGCGGATCGCCAGCTTCGCGTAACCGAACTCCGCGTCGCCCGCCCGCAGCTGCCGCACGCCGTCCTCGGCGTGCGGCTCGCCGTCCCAGCCGTCCAGCACGATGTTCGGCCGGAACCGGTCCATCGGCAGCGGTGCGGAACCGCGCGCGGTGAGCCGTGCGTTCAGCTGCTCCAGGCTGGGCAGCGACAGCAGGTGCAGCGGGGCGCTGTCCGCGTACCCGGACGTGCCCGGGGTCAGCCCGCCGGTCACCCGGTGGTGCTCGGGCGGCACCCGTACGAGCCGGCTCGGCTCGCCCAGCGCCTCCGACAGCCAGCCGGCGACCTCCTCGCCCTGGTCGATGCCCTGGTACGGGGTGCCGAACAGCTCGATGTCACGCCGCGGCGCCTCCGTGTCCACGGCGATCCGCAGCGGGTCCACGCCCGGACCGTGCAGCGTGAGCCAGCCGCCCTCCGGCTCGATCTCCGGGCGGATGAGGGCCAGTCGGGGGCTGCGGCGCTGGCTGCGGAAGCCGCCGTCCTCGGTGGTCACGAGGAAGCTGCGGTCGTGCGCGAGGCCCGCCGGCGTGACGAGGGCGTCGTACGCGGGGGAGCCTGCGCATCCCTTGATCGGGTAGCTGATCAGCCCGGTGATTCTGGCCATGCGGCCAGCCTAACGGGCG includes:
- a CDS encoding glyoxalase superfamily protein, with product MAEEAEEEDVIPILRVTDAARAVAWYGRLGFVKRWSHRFEPGLPAFLEIARGRIRLFLSEHEGDARPDTLVYLWVRDVEAIAAEFGVQTHAAPWAVEIELHDPDGNRLRIGTPAG
- a CDS encoding MOSC domain-containing protein, whose product is MARITGLISYPIKGCAGSPAYDALVTPAGLAHDRSFLVTTEDGGFRSQRRSPRLALIRPEIEPEGGWLTLHGPGVDPLRIAVDTEAPRRDIELFGTPYQGIDQGEEVAGWLSEALGEPSRLVRVPPEHHRVTGGLTPGTSGYADSAPLHLLSLPSLEQLNARLTARGSAPLPMDRFRPNIVLDGWDGEPHAEDGVRQLRAGDAEFGYAKLAIRCAVTTVDQETGTKSGPEPLRTLADYRRAAEGGVAFGVKLAVVRPGKISVGDEMAVDAWGPSEL